In the genome of Lycorma delicatula isolate Av1 chromosome 8, ASM4794821v1, whole genome shotgun sequence, one region contains:
- the LOC142328787 gene encoding uncharacterized protein LOC142328787 isoform X2 — MSPIENCELLLSIVGFDNALHDPVKSSSSWIKLATVLLPLIEKSEQFKITFNHLIQLILNNKAVIGRDKFLHNIWEKAGSSQIPISISLIEEIMMKEPKYIELKIINIFSEAVNKGIFNVEEIRAMWETDNNYLLILWSAKSVVIFAIISSIMNEIMLSFSNSKVFNIFLELIKVFVFCLNKKCQNEKKKLSDLYPWQYRHLVNLLNYEPAINTENEKEKQFNKKIVDIIQLGLENKPETIIGLICHSLAWNDTF, encoded by the exons ATGAGTCCAATTGAAAACTGTGAATTGTTGCTCAGCATAGTAGGTTTTGATAATGCTTTACATGATCCagtaaaatcatcatcatcatggataAAATTAGCAACCGTCTTGCTTCCACTTATAGAAAAGAGTGAACAATTTAAGAttacttttaatcatttaatacaactaatacttaataataaagctGTCATCGGTagagataaatttttacataatatttggGAAAAAGCAG gATCAAGTCAAATTCCTATAAGCATTTcattaattgaagaaattatgATGAAAGAACCTAAatacatagaattaaaaataataaacatatttagcGAAGCTGTTAATAAAGGCATCTTTAATGTAGAAGAAATAAGAGCTATGTGGGAGActgataacaattatttattaatattgtggaGTGCAAAATCTGTTGTTATATTTGCTATAATATCCAgcataatgaatgaaattatgcTTAGTTTTTCAAatagtaaagtatttaatatattcttggaactgattaaagtttttgttttctgtttaaacaaaaaatgccagaatgaaaaaaaaaaattgtcagatttATATCCGTGGCAGTATAGGCATCTAGTTAATCTGTTAAATTATGAACCAGCaattaatacagaaaatgaaaaggaaaaacagttcaacaaaaaaattgtagatatcaTCCAGTTAGGTTTAGAAAATAAACCAGAAACTATCATAGGACTTATATGTCATTCTCTGGCTTGGAAtgatacattttaa
- the LOC142328787 gene encoding uncharacterized protein LOC142328787 isoform X1, whose product MDSVNEIHKLRVFCGGSSNICNSWYGQQMSPIENCELLLSIVGFDNALHDPVKSSSSWIKLATVLLPLIEKSEQFKITFNHLIQLILNNKAVIGRDKFLHNIWEKAGSSQIPISISLIEEIMMKEPKYIELKIINIFSEAVNKGIFNVEEIRAMWETDNNYLLILWSAKSVVIFAIISSIMNEIMLSFSNSKVFNIFLELIKVFVFCLNKKCQNEKKKLSDLYPWQYRHLVNLLNYEPAINTENEKEKQFNKKIVDIIQLGLENKPETIIGLICHSLAWNDTF is encoded by the exons cATAAATTAAGAGTGTTCTGTGGTGGATCTAGTAACATTTGCAACAGTTGGTATGGCCAACAGATGAGTCCAATTGAAAACTGTGAATTGTTGCTCAGCATAGTAGGTTTTGATAATGCTTTACATGATCCagtaaaatcatcatcatcatggataAAATTAGCAACCGTCTTGCTTCCACTTATAGAAAAGAGTGAACAATTTAAGAttacttttaatcatttaatacaactaatacttaataataaagctGTCATCGGTagagataaatttttacataatatttggGAAAAAGCAG gATCAAGTCAAATTCCTATAAGCATTTcattaattgaagaaattatgATGAAAGAACCTAAatacatagaattaaaaataataaacatatttagcGAAGCTGTTAATAAAGGCATCTTTAATGTAGAAGAAATAAGAGCTATGTGGGAGActgataacaattatttattaatattgtggaGTGCAAAATCTGTTGTTATATTTGCTATAATATCCAgcataatgaatgaaattatgcTTAGTTTTTCAAatagtaaagtatttaatatattcttggaactgattaaagtttttgttttctgtttaaacaaaaaatgccagaatgaaaaaaaaaaattgtcagatttATATCCGTGGCAGTATAGGCATCTAGTTAATCTGTTAAATTATGAACCAGCaattaatacagaaaatgaaaaggaaaaacagttcaacaaaaaaattgtagatatcaTCCAGTTAGGTTTAGAAAATAAACCAGAAACTATCATAGGACTTATATGTCATTCTCTGGCTTGGAAtgatacattttaa